Proteins encoded in a region of the Ursus arctos isolate Adak ecotype North America unplaced genomic scaffold, UrsArc2.0 scaffold_2, whole genome shotgun sequence genome:
- the ASCL5 gene encoding achaete-scute homolog 5, translated as MNNNFCRALADRRPLAPPSCMQLGVVPPPRRAPLPPAEPLGNVPLLLYPGPAEPQYYDAYAGVFPYVPFPGAFGVYDYPFEPAFIQKRNERERQRVKCVNEGYARLRGHLPGALAEKRLSKVETLRAAIRYIKYLQELLSAAPDGAPPSASPPDCPGDREARAPGSLVPESCESSCFSSSPFFESEESSH; from the coding sequence ATGAACAATAACTTCTGCCGGGCCCTGGCGGACCGGCGGCCCCTGGCGCCCCCCAGCTGCATGCAGCTGGGCGTCGTGCCCCCTCCGCGCCGGGCGCCCTTGCCTCCCGCCGAGCCCCTGGGCAACGTGCCCCTGCTGCTGTACCCGGGCCCGGCCGAGCCGCAGTACTACGATGCCTACGCGGGCGTGTTCCCCTACGTGCCCTTCCCCGGTGCCTTCGGGGTGTACGACTACCCCTTCGAGCCCGCCTTCATCCAGAAGCGCAACGAGCGCGAGCGGCAGCGGGTCAAGTGCGTCAACGAGGGCTACGCGCGCCTCCGCGGCCACCTGCCGGGCGCGCTGGCGGAGAAGCGGCTCAGCAAGGTGGAGACCCTGCGCGCCGCCATCCGCTACATCAAGTACCTGCAGGAGCTGCTGAGCGCCGCCCCCGACGGCGCGCCGCCCTCCGCCTCCCCGCCCGACTGCCCCGGCGACCGCGAGGCCCGGGCGCCCGGCTCCCTGGTGCCCGAGTCGTGCGagtcctcctgcttctcctcctcgcCGTTCTTTGAGTCGGAGGAATCCAGCCACTGA